GCTGCTAATGTGTGGCACACAGCACCGCTGCAGCCGAGCTCCCAGGCTGTTCAGCAAGCCCTACCGCCAGATTCCGGCCCGATACGACCGCGGGTATGGCCGGCCTGGAAATAGAGAAGCCCTGGAACCTCCAATGTTCCAGGGTTTCTTCATGTCCGGCGAAAGCTCCGGTCTGTCCTTCCTGTGTGCGGCCCGCCGGCATTGCGCGCAGCAGCGATGAGGGAAGCGGAAACCACCGCACACATGGGGTTCACCGGCGACCGGCCGGGAACACCGACCCCGGAGGGACACCATCATGGCCACGCTGAACTTGGACGACCTGATCACCATCAACGACAAAGAGGGTTACACCTACTCGGACGAGGGCCACCCCGCCGCCAGCATCCCGCAGCCCATCTACAGTCAGGACCACTTCACGGGCCCTGAGCTGGCCATCTTCTACAAGACGCACCGCGGCACGGACCTCTACAACACCTACACCGTGTGCGGCTGGGAAGCCGGGAACTACCACCGTGCGGAGAACGGCGGCCCCCTGGTCGAGGGCCCGCAGGCGTTCATGAACGAGAACGGTTTCGCCGTGACGGCCCACAAGCAGGAGAAGCGCGAACGCATCGTCGTCGCTCCCGGCGACACCGTGATCATCCGCGGCACCGAGTACGAGGTCAGCGTCGACCGCCAGGTTTACGCCACGCTCACCGCCAAGGCCTGACCCCAGAAACGCAGAGAAGCCCCGGAACGGCAGCCGTCCCGGGGCTTCTTCATGCCAGCCTGGCTAGGTGCCGGAGATCGTCCCGACGGAGTCCGCTGTCCTGGCCAGGTGAACCCAGCCGGCGGTGGCTGCCTTGTAGTCGAACGGGTTGACCGCGATGCCCTTGGCTTCGAGGATGTTGATGAACGTGGCGTCCGCGACGTCGTCCCACAGGACGCTGACGACCGGTAGGCTCACTCCGGCGTTGTCCGGGCCGAGGGTGCGCCGGCGGACGTGCGCCTGGACAGGGTCACAGGCGAGGGACAGGGCGAAGGCAACCAGGAAGGCCTGCCAGAACCCGACGTTCACCGCGAGCAGCACGGGCACCGCCACGATGGGCAGCAGGGACAGCCCCAGCCGGAGCAGCATCGCGTTGAGGGTTGTCCTGGCGACGCCGCGGGTGCGTTCGCTTTCGGCAACGGCCTTCCGGGCGGCCCGTACGGCGGCTTGCCGCCAGGCTTTCGGTGACTCGAGCTGCTCGGTGACCGCCGCGACCGCTTCGGCATACTCGGCCGTGCGGGAGGTCCGCAGGTCCCGCAGAGCCTTCTCCCTGGCGGTGTTGTTGCGGGCAGTGAAGCGCAGGGCGCCGGCGACGGACAGCTGGTGGGCTGTGAACGAGGCGGCGCGCTCGGCCAGGTCCCCGGTGGACACCGGAGCCGGTTCTACTGTGGGCTCCTCCTCATCGTCGACCAGTCCGTTCCCGATCCGGATTCCGTACCGCGGGGACCCGTCGGCCAACATGTACTCATCGTTGTTCCGAATCATGCGGCTTCCTGCAGCTCGGCGGCGGGAACGGGCACGTCAGCTGTGGCGTCGGTGCCGGTGATCTCCTCGGTGCCGGTGACCTCCACGACCAGGTCACGGACCCAGGCAGGAGCGATGCTGATGTTCAGGTCAGGGTTGCGGTGGTCGTTGCGGTACTCACGGGAGAGCCGCCTCTTTCGGCCGTTGCCGGTCAGGACGACGTGCACACCCGTGTACGGGGCGTCCTCGTTCTCGGCGCTGATCCGAATGATGGCGCAGTCGGCCGTAAACTTGCGGCCCTTGGCCAGGTCCCGGTCCTCGTGGGTGGGTGCCAGGACCAGGGTCCATTCCCGGAACCTGCCGCTGCAGCTCACTGCGGTGTAGTTGGCCGGTGCGCTCATTCGCCTGCCTCCTGGTCGTCCTCGTCGGTGTCGAAGAGATCGTCTTCATCGTCTTCATCGTCTTCGTCGGCCTCATCAGGGATGTAAGGGCCGGCCGTCAGGGAGAAGGTGGCCCACAGCGGATTGCTGGACAGGCCTTCGAGAGGGACGCCGACGTCGGTGCCGCTGATGCGGGACAGGTCGCGGGCTGTGCGCAGGCGCTCAGCAAGGGTGTCCTGGTGCTCGGCAACCAGGGCCATGAACTCGTCCGACGCGGTGGGCGACGGCTCATTGTCGGCGTTGGATAGGACGAAGTCGATGCGCTCACCGAACTTCTCGAAGCCGACGCTCATGGACAGGTCCAGGGCCATCTCGAAGGCGCTCGGGGCCAGCTTGGACAGGATGGACGTGACGCCCTCGGGGGCAATGTCAGGGGCAGTGCTCATGGGGCTCTTTCGTTGATGGGTAGTGCCAGTACTCCGCATGTGTACGGACACGCCGGGCACCCTCCCCGGCAGGGCTCCCCGGCGGAGCAGGCCATCGCCCGCACACAGGAAGGCATGACCACAACGCTTCCGCCCCGCCAGCCGCGCGGCGTCCCCTCCGGCGGCGAGTACGCCCCTTACGCCCATGCCGAAGGCGGTGTCGCCCTGAACCCGGCCGGCGACAGGATTCCCGGGTTGATCGACCTGACCCCGGAAGCGCAGGAGATCCTGGACTCGATCCGGGCCGCCGGCGGCCGCCCGCTGATCGTCGGCGGCGCCGTCCGTGACTCACTGCTTGCCCGGGCCCAGGGCGCGCCTGTTGCGTCCAAGGACGTCGACATCGAGGTGTACGGGCTCTCGGCGGACCAGCTGCGGGCCGCCCTGCCGGGCAACGTCCAGGAGTTCGGGCAGAACTTCGGGGTGCTGAACACCAGCATCAAAGGCCAGGACTTCGACGTCACCCTGCCTCGCCGGGACAACAAGACCGGGGAAGGACACCGCGGCTTCCTCGTGGAGACCGACCCGGAGATGCCGTTCGAGGAGGCATTCGCCCGCCGGGACTTCACTATCAACGCGATGGGCTGGGATGACGCCACGGGCGAGCTTGTGGACCCGTTCGGCGGCCGTGCCGACCTGGAGGCCGGGGTCCTGCGGCACACCTCCGCGGAGAGTTTCGGAGAGGACCCGATTAGGGTGTTCCGCGGGGTCCAATTCTCGGGACGTTTTGGCTTCGACCTGGATCCGGAGACGGCTCAGCTGTGCCGGGAGATTGCCCCATCCTTCCACTCGCTGCACAAGGACGGTATCTGGAAGGAGTTCCGAAAGCTCACCACCAAGGGCACCCACATCTCCAAGGCGCTGCAGACCCTGCACGCGGCCGGCTGGGAGGACCACTTCCCGGATCTGGCCGCCACCCGCGGCGTTCCCCAGGACCCGATCTGGCACCCGGAAGGCTCGGTCGAGGTCCATCTCGGCCTGGCCGGTGACGAGGCAGCGGCAATCGCCCGGCGGGACGGCCTGGGTGAGGACGAAACCTCCATCCTGGTCCTGGCCGCCATCACCCACGATTTCGGCAAGGCCCACTCCACCATCGTCAAGACCAACGGCTCCATCGTCTCCGGCGGCCACCACGAAACCGGGGTCGAACCGGCGCGCCAATTCCTGGCACAGATCGGCGCACCGAACGACCAAGTCAGGAAGGTACTGCCGTTGATCCGGGAGCACATGTGCCACACCCCAGGCGGGGATGAGAAGGTCAGCGACACCGCTGTCCGGCGGCTGCTGCGCCGGCTGGACCACGCAGGCGGCGGTCCGAGCCTGAAGGAATGGTCACGCCTGGTTGAGGCAGACAAAGCCGGCCGCGGCGACGGTGCCCGGCACAGTTTCAACCACCTGCCTATCTGGCTGGAGAAAGCCGACCGGCTCGGCAGCGAGTCGGGGGTCGGCAAACCGATCCTGAAGGGTCCGCACCTTGCCGAATCCGGGATCGAGCGCGGGCCGCTGTGGGGCCACATCATCGCCCAGTCGGTCGAGGCCCAGGACGACGGCGTCTTCACCGACGAAGCCGGCGCCAGGGACTGGCTGGCCGGCAACCGGAAAGCGGTGCTTACTGAGGCACAGCGCCGGTGGCAGAAGGCCCAGGCGAAAGCGGAGAAGCTCCAGCGGGCCCGTCTGGCGGCGATGAAAATCCAGCAGACCGAGCAGAAGGCACAGGCCAGGGCGGAGAAGGAACGGGCGCGGGCCGCGCGGCAGGGTGACGCCGGCTGATGTCAGAAAACAGGCGGACATGACAGGAGGCTGGCCGGACCACAACGGCCGGCCAGCCTCCTTGGGCACTACTGCTTAGAGCGGCTGGATGTTCTCCGCCTGGGGACCCTTGGGGCCCTGGGTGACGTCGAACTGGACCTTCTGGTCCTCATCCAGTGAGCGGTAGCCGCTCGATGCGATTGCCGAATAGTGTGCGAACACGTCAGCGCTTCCGTCGTCGGGGGCGATGAAACCGAAGCCCTTTTCGGCGTTGAACCACTTGACTGTACCTGTTGCCATTACTGCATCCTTCACGGGCTGCCGGTCAGTTCCGCTGTTCGGAATAGTCCCGGCCGCTCACGGCATGAGCCTATGTGCCAGCGCAGGGCATAGCAAGGAAGGGTGGCTATTGATTAGGAAGCACGACAGTGCGGGAGTGCGGCTTCTCGTCCGCCAACTGCTTGACCCAGTCCGGGGTAGTTTTGCCCAGGCGGCGGTCGGTGACGAGCCGGAGCTGCGCTGCGGCGATCTGCATGGCCCGCCTGTCATGGTCGACAGACTGCGGGCGCTCGACATCAGAGGACACTTGCTGAGTCTCGTGACGCCCGTGGTGGGTTGCTGTGCTCATCGCGCTCCTCCTTCAGGTGAATCTTGCCGGTCGCTCTCTTCATTGTCCCGTGGCTCGGGCTCACCGTCCACCCCTGCGTCGTCCACTGCCTGGCCGCCGACCCTGAAGAAAGTTTGGCCAGCACCTTTGGCCGTAACTAAGACCACGCCTTCATCCTGCAAGGGACCACCCAGTTCAGGCGCATTGGTAACTGCTTCCGTCTGTTGTTTCTCCGCCTCGCTTAGCGGGTTCTCCCAGGCAGCCTCCAGGACATCGAGTTCGCCCTTGCCGGCCAGCTCGCTCTCAGCCAGGACCGTGAGGACCTTCAGTCCGACGGTGCCGCGCCTGTCGTCGCCGGAGTACACGGCGTCAAGGGCCCACTGGGTCCGTTTCCACCATTCGGCTCGGTTGTCCGCCTCGCGCTTCTGCTTGATCTGCCTGAACCCGATGATCGCGGCCACGACCGCGCCGATGAGCACCGCCAAGGGGCTGAGCGCGGCGACGATCTGCCACCACTCCGGCGGCGGGGCCACCACGGTGACAGGGAACGGGCTTGGCGACGGATTCACGGCTCCACCTTAGCGCCGGGCCGCGGCGATCTCGGTGAGGACGTCGTCCAGGCTGTACCCGAGTTTCATGGCTTCCAGCCGGGTGATGGCCATCTTCTCGGAGATGGAGCGCCAGGTGACGTTAGCTGCCCGGTCGGCCAGGACAGAGCGCGAGAGCACGCGGGCGGTGGTGGCGCTGGTCGGGAAGGCGGGGGAGCGGTGGCCGAGAAGGTTCATGGGCTCCATGTGTACGGCAGGGTCCACTTCCGGCTCTACGAAA
This genomic stretch from Pseudarthrobacter sp. BIM B-2242 harbors:
- a CDS encoding metal-dependent phosphohydrolase, with translation MTTTLPPRQPRGVPSGGEYAPYAHAEGGVALNPAGDRIPGLIDLTPEAQEILDSIRAAGGRPLIVGGAVRDSLLARAQGAPVASKDVDIEVYGLSADQLRAALPGNVQEFGQNFGVLNTSIKGQDFDVTLPRRDNKTGEGHRGFLVETDPEMPFEEAFARRDFTINAMGWDDATGELVDPFGGRADLEAGVLRHTSAESFGEDPIRVFRGVQFSGRFGFDLDPETAQLCREIAPSFHSLHKDGIWKEFRKLTTKGTHISKALQTLHAAGWEDHFPDLAATRGVPQDPIWHPEGSVEVHLGLAGDEAAAIARRDGLGEDETSILVLAAITHDFGKAHSTIVKTNGSIVSGGHHETGVEPARQFLAQIGAPNDQVRKVLPLIREHMCHTPGGDEKVSDTAVRRLLRRLDHAGGGPSLKEWSRLVEADKAGRGDGARHSFNHLPIWLEKADRLGSESGVGKPILKGPHLAESGIERGPLWGHIIAQSVEAQDDGVFTDEAGARDWLAGNRKAVLTEAQRRWQKAQAKAEKLQRARLAAMKIQQTEQKAQARAEKERARAARQGDAG
- a CDS encoding cold-shock protein, giving the protein MATGTVKWFNAEKGFGFIAPDDGSADVFAHYSAIASSGYRSLDEDQKVQFDVTQGPKGPQAENIQPL